A genomic window from Lentibacter algarum includes:
- a CDS encoding F0F1 ATP synthase subunit C, translating into MEGDLAHIGAGLAAIGSGAAAIGVGNVAGNFLAGALRNPSAAASQTATLFIGIAFAEALGIFSFLVALLLMFAV; encoded by the coding sequence ATGGAAGGCGATCTCGCACACATCGGCGCAGGCCTCGCGGCTATCGGTTCAGGCGCAGCAGCAATTGGTGTTGGTAACGTAGCAGGCAACTTCCTTGCCGGCGCATTGCGCAACCCTTCAGCAGCGGCTTCACAAACAGCCACTCTCTTCATCGGTATCGCTTTTGCCGAAGCTCTGGGGATCTTCTCGTTCCTCGTCGCGCTTCTGCTGATGTTCGCCGTTTAA
- a CDS encoding F0F1 ATP synthase subunit A, which translates to MATETHGAEGSSLVFHPMDQFIVKPLFGGDHMGMFTITNATLWMMLAIVAVIALMVFGTSRRATIPGRAQSVAELAYGFVYKMVEDVAGKDAVGFFPYIMTLFMFIVFSNFLGLLPMSFTPTSHFAVTVVLAMLVFLTVTIVGFVKNGAKFLGLFWVSSAPLALRPVLAIIEIISYFVRPVSHSIRLAGNVMAGHAVIKVFAGFAAIAVISPVSVLAITAMYGLEVLVSFIQAYVFTILTCVYLKDALHPSH; encoded by the coding sequence ATGGCGACTGAGACACACGGCGCAGAAGGCAGCAGCCTCGTATTCCACCCGATGGATCAGTTCATCGTTAAGCCTTTGTTCGGCGGTGATCATATGGGCATGTTCACAATCACCAACGCAACGCTTTGGATGATGTTGGCTATTGTTGCGGTCATCGCTCTGATGGTTTTCGGAACATCGCGCCGCGCGACGATCCCTGGGCGCGCTCAGTCAGTTGCGGAATTGGCTTACGGCTTCGTGTACAAGATGGTTGAAGATGTTGCGGGCAAGGACGCTGTCGGCTTCTTCCCTTACATCATGACACTGTTTATGTTCATCGTATTCTCGAACTTCCTTGGCCTTCTGCCAATGTCTTTCACGCCGACATCGCACTTCGCGGTTACGGTTGTTCTGGCGATGCTGGTGTTTCTCACCGTAACGATCGTTGGATTTGTGAAGAACGGTGCGAAGTTTCTCGGGCTCTTCTGGGTTTCAAGTGCGCCTCTCGCGCTTCGCCCTGTGCTCGCCATCATCGAAATCATCTCATACTTCGTTCGCCCTGTTAGCCACTCTATCCGTCTTGCGGGTAACGTGATGGCGGGCCACGCTGTTATTAAAGTATTTGCAGGTTTTGCGGCCATCGCCGTGATCAGCCCTGTGTCTGTGCTCGCAATCACTGCGATGTACGGTCTCGAAGTTCTCGTATCGTTTATCCAAGCATACGTGTTCACCATTCTAACCTGCGTGTACCTGAAAGATGCCCTGCATCCTTCACACTAA
- a CDS encoding AtpZ/AtpI family protein → MSTRNENDQLSELDKRIKAVKEAHAPKDHMDEHYSQAQLAWRMVIELVAGLGLGFGIGYGLDWAFGTLPIFMVLFTFMGLAAGVKTMLRSAQEIQKTQEAAQAAKDEKG, encoded by the coding sequence GTGTCGACCCGCAATGAAAATGATCAGCTCTCTGAGCTGGATAAGCGGATCAAAGCGGTGAAAGAAGCGCACGCTCCGAAAGATCATATGGATGAACACTACTCTCAAGCGCAATTGGCGTGGCGGATGGTGATTGAGCTGGTGGCTGGTTTGGGCCTTGGCTTTGGCATCGGATATGGGCTTGATTGGGCCTTTGGGACACTCCCCATATTCATGGTGCTGTTTACATTTATGGGCCTTGCGGCCGGAGTGAAGACGATGCTTCGTTCGGCGCAGGAGATCCAGAAGACACAAGAAGCAGCTCAGGCTGCAAAAGACGAAAAGGGTTAG
- a CDS encoding metalloregulator ArsR/SmtB family transcription factor, whose amino-acid sequence MSDQLDLAFSALADPTRRAILTMLLEDDMAVTDVAEPFEMSLAAISKHLALLTKAGLISQEKRGRVKWCKLEPDALKQASVWMQGFGQFDPVNLDDFERFLERELPDKP is encoded by the coding sequence ATGTCTGATCAACTTGACCTTGCATTCTCGGCTCTCGCCGATCCAACCCGCCGCGCAATCCTCACGATGCTGCTTGAGGATGACATGGCCGTGACTGATGTTGCTGAGCCTTTTGAGATGAGCCTCGCGGCCATATCAAAGCACCTCGCCCTGCTCACAAAGGCAGGCTTGATCTCACAAGAAAAACGCGGGCGCGTAAAATGGTGCAAGCTTGAGCCCGATGCGCTGAAGCAAGCCTCTGTCTGGATGCAAGGCTTCGGACAGTTTGACCCTGTGAACCTAGATGATTTCGAGCGGTTCCTTGAACGTGAGCTACCCGACAAGCCTTAG
- a CDS encoding LysR family transcriptional regulator, which produces MAGRIMDNWDEIRTAYHVAREGTVSRAADVLGIHHATVIRHIDALEDRLKAKLFQRHARGYTPTEAGNELLRVGQATEEQFAQLESLIHGTSSVVSGELVITSLTEIAPRIVPLLKEFQDMHEGLSLRYLAGDRVFKLEYGEAHIAIRASSRKPEEPDNVVQQLCRAEVSLYASKVYLDAHGTPLGLDDLAGHHFVGSADASVGAPYYKWLTGHVEPNQIVFKAGDYQIANAAVRAGVGLGFLAEGAEEYMPELVKIAGPVPDWGASLWLITHMDLHRTAKVQAIAKFLKERLSCD; this is translated from the coding sequence ATGGCAGGCCGAATCATGGACAACTGGGATGAAATCAGAACGGCCTACCATGTGGCGCGGGAAGGAACCGTAAGCCGAGCGGCTGATGTTCTCGGAATCCACCACGCGACTGTTATTCGGCATATTGACGCTCTTGAGGATCGACTCAAGGCAAAGCTGTTTCAGCGGCATGCGCGGGGATACACGCCAACTGAAGCTGGCAATGAGCTTTTACGCGTTGGGCAAGCGACGGAGGAGCAGTTTGCACAACTAGAATCCCTGATCCACGGAACGAGCAGTGTTGTCAGCGGAGAGCTGGTGATTACGTCTCTAACCGAAATTGCACCGCGCATTGTGCCTCTATTAAAAGAGTTTCAAGACATGCACGAGGGCCTGAGCCTTCGTTACTTGGCCGGAGATCGCGTTTTTAAGCTTGAGTATGGCGAGGCTCATATCGCTATTCGTGCTTCAAGCCGCAAGCCTGAAGAGCCTGACAATGTTGTTCAGCAGCTCTGCCGTGCGGAAGTTAGCCTTTATGCTTCTAAGGTTTACCTTGATGCTCATGGAACGCCGCTTGGATTAGACGATCTTGCGGGTCACCACTTTGTTGGGAGTGCGGATGCCAGCGTAGGCGCGCCTTATTACAAATGGCTGACAGGCCATGTTGAGCCCAACCAAATCGTTTTTAAGGCGGGGGACTATCAGATCGCCAATGCGGCCGTTCGAGCAGGAGTTGGGCTTGGCTTTTTGGCGGAGGGAGCTGAGGAGTATATGCCGGAGCTCGTCAAGATTGCTGGACCCGTGCCTGACTGGGGCGCTAGCCTCTGGCTCATCACACATATGGATCTGCACCGTACTGCTAAAGTGCAGGCTATTGCCAAATTTTTGAAAGAGCGCTTGAGCTGTGACTAA
- the ffh gene encoding signal recognition particle protein, which produces MFENLSERLSGVFDRLTKQGALSEDDVKTALREVRVALLEADVSLPVAREFVKKVQDQATGQAVTKSVTPGQQVVKIVHDALVDTLKGAEDPGRLKIDNPPAPILMVGLQGGGKTTTTGKIAKRLKEREGKKVLLASLDIYRPAAMDQLAILGAQIGVDTLPIVKGQTPVDIAKRAKQQAALGGYDVYMLDTAGRLQIDEVLMKEVQDVAAVVDPRETLLVVDGLTGQVAVEVAEEFDAKIGITGVVLTRMDGDGRGGAALSMRAVTGKPIRFVGLGEKMDALETFEPERIAGRILGMGDIVALVEKAQDTIEAEQAERMMKRFQKGQFNMNDLKMQLEQMQKMGGMEGIMGMMPGMGKMAKQVQDAGFDDKIITRQIALVQSMTKRERANPQILQASRKKRIAAGAGMEVSDLNKLLKMHRQMSDMMKKLGKGKGGMLKQAMKGMFGGKGGLPAELGQGMDPAAMEAAAKQLGASGKLPGLGGGTGLPSGLSGFGKKK; this is translated from the coding sequence ATGTTTGAGAATCTGTCCGAACGCCTATCGGGTGTCTTTGATCGCCTCACCAAACAAGGCGCGCTCTCGGAAGACGATGTTAAAACAGCGCTGCGTGAAGTCCGTGTTGCTCTGCTTGAGGCAGACGTGTCGCTCCCCGTTGCCCGAGAGTTTGTCAAAAAGGTTCAGGATCAGGCTACTGGTCAAGCGGTTACAAAATCGGTCACACCTGGCCAGCAAGTCGTCAAGATCGTGCACGACGCGCTGGTGGATACCCTTAAAGGCGCTGAAGACCCTGGCCGCCTAAAGATCGACAACCCCCCAGCGCCGATCTTAATGGTCGGCCTTCAGGGCGGCGGCAAAACCACGACAACAGGCAAAATCGCGAAGCGTCTCAAAGAACGCGAGGGCAAAAAGGTCCTTCTCGCCTCGCTCGATATCTACCGCCCCGCCGCGATGGACCAATTGGCCATACTCGGCGCACAGATCGGTGTTGACACACTACCCATCGTCAAAGGTCAGACTCCAGTCGACATCGCCAAGCGCGCCAAGCAGCAAGCGGCGTTGGGTGGATATGACGTTTATATGCTAGATACGGCTGGCCGCCTCCAGATCGATGAAGTCCTGATGAAAGAAGTGCAGGATGTGGCCGCAGTGGTTGATCCTCGCGAAACCCTTCTTGTCGTTGACGGCCTTACAGGTCAGGTTGCGGTTGAAGTGGCCGAAGAATTTGATGCTAAGATTGGCATCACCGGCGTAGTTCTCACCCGTATGGACGGTGACGGGCGCGGCGGTGCTGCGCTTTCGATGCGCGCCGTTACAGGAAAGCCCATCCGTTTTGTTGGCCTCGGCGAGAAAATGGACGCACTCGAAACATTCGAGCCAGAGCGTATCGCAGGCCGTATCCTCGGAATGGGTGATATCGTTGCGCTGGTCGAGAAAGCCCAAGACACGATCGAGGCGGAACAAGCCGAGCGCATGATGAAGCGCTTCCAGAAGGGTCAGTTCAACATGAACGACCTTAAGATGCAGCTAGAGCAAATGCAGAAAATGGGCGGCATGGAAGGCATCATGGGCATGATGCCAGGCATGGGGAAAATGGCAAAGCAAGTGCAAGACGCAGGCTTTGACGACAAGATCATCACGCGCCAAATCGCCCTCGTTCAATCTATGACAAAACGCGAACGCGCCAACCCACAAATCCTTCAAGCCTCGCGCAAAAAGCGCATCGCTGCGGGTGCAGGCATGGAAGTCTCAGACCTAAACAAGCTTCTTAAAATGCACCGCCAAATGTCGGACATGATGAAAAAGTTGGGCAAGGGTAAAGGCGGCATGCTGAAACAAGCCATGAAGGGCATGTTCGGCGGCAAAGGCGGCCTCCCAGCAGAACTCGGCCAAGGCATGGACCCCGCCGCCATGGAAGCAGCAGCCAAACAGCTTGGAGCATCGGGCAAACTGCCTGGCCTTGGTGGCGGAACGGGGCTGCCTTCCGGTCTTTCTGGCTTTGGGAAGAAGAAATAA
- a CDS encoding GNAT family N-acetyltransferase encodes MLSLSIPTLETERLILRAHREEDFRAEAEFYATDASRFVGGPQPEHRTWRMLAMMVGHWAFRGFGFWALEEKTTGHYMGRTGLWFPQGWAEREIGWTLMNHATGKGYATEAALSARAYAYDVLGWDTAISQIGPNNEGSKAVARRLGAQFEKTYEDPEYGPIEIWRHLAPNALENGGMEAYA; translated from the coding sequence ATGCTGAGCCTCTCCATCCCCACACTGGAAACCGAACGCCTGATTTTACGGGCGCACCGCGAGGAGGACTTCCGCGCAGAAGCGGAGTTTTACGCCACGGACGCCTCTAGATTTGTTGGAGGCCCCCAACCTGAGCACCGCACGTGGCGGATGCTCGCCATGATGGTCGGTCACTGGGCCTTCCGCGGCTTCGGCTTCTGGGCTCTAGAGGAAAAAACCACAGGTCACTACATGGGCCGCACAGGCCTCTGGTTCCCCCAAGGCTGGGCCGAACGTGAAATCGGCTGGACACTGATGAACCACGCGACTGGAAAAGGCTACGCAACCGAAGCCGCTCTCTCAGCGCGCGCCTATGCTTACGATGTGCTCGGTTGGGATACAGCCATTAGCCAGATCGGACCTAACAACGAAGGCTCCAAAGCAGTAGCGCGCCGCCTTGGCGCCCAATTTGAAAAAACATACGAAGACCCTGAATACGGCCCGATCGAAATCTGGCGCCACCTTGCGCCAAACGCACTCGAAAACGGTGGAATGGAGGCCTACGCATGA
- a CDS encoding GNAT family N-acetyltransferase yields the protein MSAPLIPVIETERLRLRGPKVNDLAPLTAFFETEGSAFVGGPMSAGATQTAMLSTIGSWALYGYGLWHVAIRATDRFIGWVGLLPRADKPEPSFAGAIMTADQRQGYALEAGRAALSHLTGQMNRFAPVTYIDAKNVPSLRAASQLGFAQEAADEAEITLRYVGRAA from the coding sequence ATGAGTGCGCCCCTGATCCCCGTAATCGAAACAGAACGCTTGCGCCTTCGAGGCCCTAAAGTAAACGATCTGGCACCGCTGACTGCGTTCTTCGAAACAGAAGGTAGCGCTTTTGTTGGCGGCCCGATGAGCGCTGGCGCGACACAAACAGCCATGCTCTCAACAATCGGAAGCTGGGCGCTTTATGGATACGGCCTCTGGCACGTAGCCATCAGGGCGACTGACCGTTTCATCGGCTGGGTTGGCCTACTCCCGCGCGCAGACAAGCCAGAGCCGAGCTTTGCAGGGGCAATCATGACCGCCGATCAGCGCCAAGGCTACGCGCTTGAAGCAGGTCGCGCGGCATTGTCTCACCTCACAGGCCAGATGAATCGCTTCGCACCTGTCACTTATATAGACGCAAAAAATGTGCCTTCACTTAGAGCAGCAAGCCAGCTTGGCTTTGCACAAGAAGCTGCGGACGAGGCTGAGATCACACTGCGCTACGTTGGGAGGGCCGCATAA
- a CDS encoding GNAT family N-acetyltransferase: MHTANIPVLETKRLILRGPEAEDYPDFKATFSSYRSRFMGGPLNAYEAWMLYAAEIGHWNIRGFGMWMIHDKETDETYGMAGGWKPARWPEAEIAWIIWPDKAGKGYALEATHAARDYYYKHQGWETAVSYLDPKNLDSIRLAERLGAKRDNEAVTIDGSDAVYRHPSPAKLDGTQLAHGIDMEISHYADPLFKPKGWALD; encoded by the coding sequence ATGCACACCGCAAACATCCCTGTTCTCGAAACGAAACGCCTGATTCTGCGTGGCCCTGAAGCCGAAGACTACCCCGACTTCAAAGCCACGTTTTCAAGCTACCGTTCACGCTTCATGGGCGGGCCTCTGAATGCATATGAGGCATGGATGCTCTATGCTGCGGAAATCGGTCATTGGAACATTCGCGGCTTTGGCATGTGGATGATCCACGACAAAGAAACAGACGAAACCTACGGCATGGCCGGCGGCTGGAAACCTGCGCGCTGGCCCGAGGCGGAAATCGCTTGGATTATCTGGCCTGACAAAGCAGGCAAGGGCTATGCCCTAGAGGCAACCCACGCCGCGCGAGATTATTATTATAAGCATCAAGGTTGGGAGACAGCAGTCAGCTATCTTGATCCCAAAAACCTCGACAGCATCCGTCTTGCCGAACGCCTTGGCGCGAAACGTGACAACGAGGCTGTTACAATCGATGGGTCTGATGCGGTCTACCGCCATCCATCGCCCGCAAAACTCGATGGCACACAACTCGCTCACGGCATCGACATGGAGATCAGCCACTACGCTGATCCGCTCTTCAAACCGAAAGGATGGGCGCTTGACTGA
- a CDS encoding chorismate mutase, which translates to MTDPVTQAATLLKEHRESIDRLDAILVYTLGERFKHTQAVGALKAAHDLPPSDPAREAAQITRLEDLAIQADLDPEFAKKFLNFIIAEVIQHHQKHQE; encoded by the coding sequence TTGACTGATCCTGTTACGCAAGCTGCAACGCTTCTCAAGGAGCATCGCGAAAGCATCGACCGCCTCGATGCCATTCTCGTCTATACACTCGGCGAGCGCTTCAAACACACCCAAGCGGTGGGCGCTCTTAAAGCCGCACACGACCTTCCCCCGTCTGATCCTGCGCGTGAAGCAGCCCAGATCACACGGCTCGAAGATTTGGCAATTCAGGCCGATCTAGACCCTGAATTTGCCAAGAAGTTTCTTAACTTCATCATCGCTGAAGTTATTCAGCACCACCAAAAACACCAAGAATAA
- the rpsP gene encoding 30S ribosomal protein S16: MAMKIRLARGGSKKRPFYRVVATDSRMPRDGRFIEKLGTYNPLLAKDSEERVKLDLDRIKYWLGEGAQPTDRVARMLEAAGLLEKKERANMKKGEPGKKAKDRVEEKAAKAAAAAEAAAAPAEEAPAEEAPAAEEAAES, translated from the coding sequence ATGGCTATGAAAATTCGTCTCGCACGCGGCGGCTCAAAAAAGCGCCCTTTCTACCGCGTTGTTGCAACAGACAGCCGTATGCCACGTGACGGCCGTTTCATCGAGAAACTCGGCACATACAATCCACTCCTCGCCAAAGACAGCGAAGAGCGCGTGAAGCTTGACCTTGACCGTATCAAGTACTGGCTCGGTGAAGGTGCACAACCAACAGACCGCGTTGCTCGTATGCTTGAAGCTGCTGGCCTGCTCGAGAAGAAAGAGCGCGCCAACATGAAAAAAGGCGAGCCAGGCAAAAAAGCCAAGGACCGCGTTGAAGAAAAAGCAGCCAAAGCAGCAGCCGCTGCTGAAGCCGCTGCTGCGCCAGCCGAAGAAGCCCCTGCTGAAGAGGCTCCAGCGGCTGAAGAAGCAGCTGAAAGCTAA
- the rimM gene encoding ribosome maturation factor RimM (Essential for efficient processing of 16S rRNA) codes for MSEHVCVGAIAGAFGVRGEIRLKSFTANPQDIANYTPLFSEDGARSFSVTITRQINNGFSARISGVSTKEEADALRGTQLYADRGQLPSLPDDEFYHADLIGLNVLDTGGTELGRVKAVQNHGAGDLLEVQIKGGSSTVLMPFTRAAVPTVDLASGRIIADPPEGLFE; via the coding sequence ATGAGCGAGCATGTTTGCGTTGGAGCCATTGCAGGCGCATTTGGCGTCCGTGGTGAAATCCGCCTCAAGAGTTTTACAGCCAACCCCCAAGACATTGCGAACTATACGCCCCTCTTCTCCGAGGATGGAGCGCGCAGCTTCTCTGTTACAATTACCCGCCAAATCAACAATGGTTTTTCAGCACGCATCAGCGGTGTATCCACCAAAGAAGAGGCCGATGCCCTGCGTGGAACACAACTCTATGCGGACCGCGGCCAATTGCCTTCCCTGCCAGACGACGAGTTTTATCACGCAGACCTCATAGGCCTGAACGTGCTTGATACAGGCGGAACTGAACTGGGCCGCGTCAAAGCCGTGCAAAACCACGGCGCAGGTGATCTTCTGGAAGTTCAGATCAAAGGCGGCAGCAGCACGGTTCTGATGCCCTTCACACGGGCCGCCGTGCCGACAGTCGACCTTGCCTCTGGCCGTATAATCGCCGATCCCCCTGAAGGTCTCTTTGAATGA
- a CDS encoding NADPH-dependent 2,4-dienoyl-CoA reductase: MPQYPHMLAPLDLGHTTLKNRVIMGSMHTNLEETKDWNRVAEFYAERARGGAALMVTGGIAPNKEGGVFPGAAGLYTETDIANHKIVTDRVHAAGGKIAMQILHAGRYAYGPDCVSASAVKSPISPFVPKELDEDGIEKQIAAFASAAVNAKAAGYDGVEVMGSEGYFINQFLVTHVNKREDRWGGSYENRMRLAIEIMKRVRAAVGEDFIIIYRLSMIDLIPNGSTHEEVVQLAQEVEKAGATMINTGIGWHEARIPTIATSVPRAGFAWVTKKLMGKVGIPLITSNRINMPDVAESVLADGCADLVSMARPFLADPHFVLKAEQGRADEIAPCIACNQACLDHTFQGKISSCLVNPRACFETELTLERTDAPKTVAVVGAGPAGMSTAIAAAQRGHKVTVFDRADEVGGQLNMAKQIPGKEEFWGFVDWFGTMAAKHGVRLELGREVGADDLNGFDEVIVATGVLPRDPKIEGQDMPHVLSYVDVLRGKAQVGKRVAVIGAGGIGFDVSEFLVHEGVSTTLDLAEWKEEWGVGDPSETRGGLAPAGPQPDAPAREVILLQRKAERHGKRLGKTTGWIHRAALKMKNVEMIGGVNYERIDADGLHVSFGEARENPTLVKCDTIVMCAGQVSERSLADALEAKGVSVHVIGGADVAGELDAKRAIDQGTRLAAVL; this comes from the coding sequence ATGCCGCAGTACCCACATATGCTTGCCCCGCTTGATTTGGGCCATACCACGCTTAAAAATCGCGTGATTATGGGCTCGATGCACACCAATCTTGAGGAAACCAAAGACTGGAATCGTGTCGCCGAGTTTTATGCGGAGCGCGCGCGGGGCGGTGCTGCACTGATGGTTACGGGTGGGATTGCACCCAATAAAGAGGGGGGCGTCTTTCCTGGTGCAGCAGGGCTTTATACCGAGACCGATATCGCCAACCATAAGATCGTCACCGACCGTGTGCATGCCGCAGGTGGAAAAATTGCCATGCAAATTTTGCATGCGGGGCGCTATGCGTATGGGCCTGACTGTGTGAGCGCGAGCGCTGTGAAGTCGCCGATCTCGCCGTTTGTCCCCAAGGAACTCGACGAAGACGGTATTGAAAAGCAAATCGCTGCTTTTGCGAGCGCTGCGGTCAACGCGAAAGCGGCGGGCTATGACGGCGTGGAAGTGATGGGCTCAGAGGGCTACTTCATCAACCAGTTTCTGGTAACACATGTAAACAAACGGGAAGACCGCTGGGGGGGCTCATATGAGAACCGCATGCGCCTTGCGATCGAGATTATGAAGAGAGTGCGGGCCGCAGTCGGCGAGGACTTCATCATTATCTATCGTTTGAGCATGATTGATCTCATTCCGAACGGTTCGACGCATGAGGAAGTCGTGCAGCTTGCTCAGGAAGTTGAGAAGGCCGGTGCTACGATGATCAACACCGGTATTGGCTGGCATGAGGCGCGTATTCCTACGATTGCAACCAGTGTGCCGCGTGCAGGCTTTGCTTGGGTTACAAAAAAGCTGATGGGCAAGGTGGGAATTCCACTGATCACATCTAACCGTATTAATATGCCTGATGTCGCCGAAAGCGTCTTGGCCGATGGCTGTGCTGACCTTGTAAGTATGGCGCGGCCGTTTCTCGCCGATCCTCACTTTGTGTTGAAGGCGGAGCAAGGCCGCGCAGACGAGATCGCGCCTTGTATTGCGTGTAATCAGGCATGCCTTGATCATACATTCCAAGGAAAAATTTCAAGCTGTCTTGTCAATCCGCGCGCGTGTTTTGAGACCGAGCTGACGCTTGAACGCACAGATGCCCCCAAGACTGTTGCTGTTGTCGGGGCGGGACCTGCCGGAATGAGCACGGCTATTGCAGCTGCGCAACGGGGACACAAAGTGACAGTCTTTGACCGCGCTGATGAAGTCGGCGGGCAGCTGAATATGGCTAAGCAAATCCCTGGCAAGGAAGAGTTCTGGGGCTTTGTCGACTGGTTTGGCACGATGGCCGCGAAGCATGGTGTCAGGCTTGAACTTGGACGCGAAGTTGGAGCGGACGATCTTAACGGTTTTGACGAGGTCATTGTGGCGACGGGTGTCCTGCCGCGTGATCCAAAGATTGAGGGGCAAGATATGCCCCATGTCCTGAGCTATGTAGATGTTCTACGCGGCAAGGCGCAGGTTGGTAAGCGTGTTGCGGTTATTGGTGCGGGGGGAATTGGCTTTGATGTGAGCGAATTTCTTGTTCATGAAGGGGTAAGCACGACGCTGGACCTTGCGGAATGGAAAGAGGAATGGGGCGTAGGTGATCCGTCCGAGACGCGTGGCGGCCTTGCGCCAGCTGGGCCACAGCCAGACGCGCCTGCACGGGAAGTGATCTTGCTTCAGCGCAAGGCAGAGCGACACGGAAAGCGGCTTGGTAAGACGACGGGCTGGATCCATCGGGCTGCGCTGAAAATGAAGAACGTCGAGATGATCGGGGGCGTAAATTATGAGCGTATCGACGCTGATGGGCTTCATGTAAGTTTTGGCGAGGCGCGGGAAAACCCAACTTTGGTGAAGTGCGATACGATTGTGATGTGTGCTGGTCAGGTCAGTGAACGCTCATTGGCTGACGCTCTGGAGGCGAAGGGCGTCTCTGTGCATGTGATTGGCGGTGCTGATGTGGCAGGGGAGCTCGATGCGAAGCGGGCTATTGATCAAGGCACACGGCTGGCAGCAGTACTCTAA
- the arsH gene encoding arsenical resistance protein ArsH, which translates to MSDTPNLKDEAFFAPDMAALFPSERSTHRPRILLLYGSLRKTSYSRLMAEEAARILERLGCEARLFNPSGLPLVDDATENDPKVQELRELVLWCEGMVWSSPERHGAMTGLMKTQIDWIPLAPIGGVRPTQGKTLAVMQVEGGSQSFNTVNQLRILGRWMRLLTIPNQSSVAKAWDEFDDNGRMKPSPYYDRVVDVMEELVKFTWLTRDIKEHLVDRYSERVESREALSERVNKPKD; encoded by the coding sequence ATGAGCGATACACCAAATTTGAAAGACGAGGCGTTTTTTGCGCCGGACATGGCCGCGCTTTTCCCAAGCGAACGCAGCACACATAGGCCGCGTATCCTGTTGCTTTATGGGAGCTTGAGAAAAACCTCCTACAGCCGCCTGATGGCGGAAGAGGCTGCACGGATTCTGGAGCGGCTGGGCTGCGAGGCGCGGCTTTTCAATCCTTCAGGTTTGCCATTGGTTGACGATGCAACGGAAAATGACCCCAAGGTGCAGGAATTGCGCGAACTTGTTCTCTGGTGCGAGGGCATGGTTTGGTCAAGCCCAGAGCGCCATGGGGCCATGACGGGTCTTATGAAGACGCAAATTGATTGGATTCCGCTGGCGCCGATTGGTGGCGTGCGCCCAACCCAAGGTAAGACGCTTGCTGTGATGCAGGTGGAGGGTGGGAGCCAAAGCTTTAATACTGTCAACCAGCTGCGTATTTTGGGGCGCTGGATGCGGCTCTTGACCATTCCGAACCAGTCATCTGTCGCAAAAGCATGGGATGAGTTTGACGACAATGGGCGTATGAAGCCGTCGCCCTATTATGATCGCGTGGTGGATGTCATGGAGGAGCTGGTTAAGTTTACATGGCTCACTCGCGACATCAAAGAGCATCTTGTCGACCGCTATTCAGAGCGTGTCGAAAGCCGCGAAGCGCTTTCAGAGCGGGTCAACAAGCCGAAAGATTGA